A part of Desulfobacter sp. genomic DNA contains:
- the gcvPA gene encoding aminomethyl-transferring glycine dehydrogenase subunit GcvPA: MAVNGLKNHPYIPNSTLATQEEMLKELGLSSLEDLHEEVPEALKLTRNLNLPPAMGSEFELKRHVTGILSKNRHCDEMLSFLGAGCAQHYVPALCDEINSRGEFLTAYGGEMYNDFGRFQALFEYQSLVAELVDMEVVNVPTMDGCQAAATAIRMAARMTGRKEVLVPDIMDPDRLMAVKNYCSPDITIITLGHDDGTGQLDLEDLKNKISDKAAAVYFENPSFLGFLQTQGQAISDIAHENGAEVVVAVDPISLGVLAPPTAYGADIICGDLQPLGVHMNYGGGQAGFMATRDEERYVMEFPSRLFGIVPTCTPGEYGFDDVAYDRTSFGHHREHGKEYVGTQSALWGITAGVYLASMGPKGMEEVGTTIMQKVQYAQKLLDELPGVKAPALASPGFKEFVVDFTGTGKTVAGINQALLEKGIFGGKDLSAQFPVLGQAALYCVTEIHAQADIERLARTLEGILA; the protein is encoded by the coding sequence ATGGCAGTCAACGGCCTGAAAAATCATCCCTATATTCCCAATTCCACATTGGCAACCCAGGAGGAAATGCTCAAGGAACTTGGGCTTTCGTCCCTGGAAGACCTGCATGAAGAGGTCCCCGAAGCCCTGAAGCTGACCCGGAACCTGAACCTGCCCCCTGCAATGGGGTCCGAGTTTGAACTCAAACGCCATGTCACCGGCATCCTGTCAAAGAACAGGCATTGCGATGAGATGCTCAGTTTCCTGGGAGCGGGCTGTGCCCAGCATTATGTGCCGGCCCTCTGCGACGAGATCAATTCCCGCGGTGAGTTCCTGACGGCCTACGGCGGGGAAATGTACAACGACTTCGGCCGTTTCCAGGCCCTGTTCGAATACCAGAGCCTGGTGGCGGAACTGGTGGACATGGAGGTGGTCAATGTGCCCACCATGGACGGCTGTCAGGCGGCGGCCACGGCCATCCGCATGGCCGCCCGCATGACCGGCCGCAAAGAGGTGCTGGTGCCGGATATCATGGATCCGGACCGGCTCATGGCCGTGAAGAATTACTGCAGCCCGGACATCACCATCATCACCCTGGGCCATGATGACGGAACCGGCCAGCTGGATCTGGAAGACCTGAAGAACAAGATTTCCGATAAAGCTGCCGCCGTTTATTTTGAAAACCCTTCCTTCCTTGGTTTTCTTCAGACCCAGGGCCAGGCCATTTCCGATATCGCCCATGAAAACGGGGCGGAAGTGGTTGTGGCCGTGGACCCCATTTCCCTCGGCGTCCTGGCGCCGCCCACGGCCTACGGGGCCGACATCATCTGCGGCGACCTCCAGCCCCTGGGGGTTCACATGAACTACGGCGGCGGCCAGGCCGGGTTCATGGCCACCCGGGATGAAGAACGGTACGTCATGGAGTTTCCCTCCAGGCTCTTCGGCATCGTGCCCACCTGCACGCCCGGGGAGTACGGATTTGACGATGTGGCCTACGACCGGACCTCCTTCGGCCACCACCGGGAACACGGCAAGGAATATGTGGGCACCCAGTCGGCGCTCTGGGGTATCACCGCGGGCGTCTATCTGGCCAGCATGGGCCCCAAGGGCATGGAAGAGGTGGGCACCACCATCATGCAGAAGGTGCAGTATGCCCAGAAACTGCTCGATGAACTCCCCGGCGTAAAGGCCCCCGCCCTGGCCTCCCCGGGGTTCAAGGAGTTTGTTGTGGATTTCACCGGCACCGGCAAGACCGTGGCCGGGATCAACCAGGCCCTGCTGGAAAAAGGGATTTTCGGCGGCAAGGACCTTTCTGCCCAGTTCCCTGTCCTGGGGCAGGCAGCCCTTTACTGCGTCACTGAAATCCATGCCCAGGCGGACATTGAGCGTCTGGCCCGTACCCTTGAAGGCATCCTTGCCTAA
- the gcvPB gene encoding aminomethyl-transferring glycine dehydrogenase subunit GcvPB, which translates to MQRIDRSEKVRKNFHQAKWDEPIIFELSTPGERGINVPAAEPEIQAAVGVPEIPESMRRKTPAALPEIAQPRVLRHYMRLSQQTLGADVNIEIGQGTCTVKYSPKINEQLARLPQVTELHPLQPEETVQGMMEIFHKTDTILREISGLDRFTFQPGGGSQGILTMASVVYNYFADRGEADQRDEIITTIYSHPSDAAAPAVKGYKIIHIGPDKDGYPDFEAFKAAVGPRTAGFFVANPEDTGVYNPRVKAFTDLIHENGGLCGYDQANANGLLGVTRAREAGFDLCFFNLHKTFSTPHGCGGPACGATGAVKKLEPFLPGPFINEVDHADGTKGYEFDNRFLDDPRSVGKVRSWYGVAPVVVKAYAWIMSLGAEGLWETAKVAVLNNNYLFKKLMEVPCVDAPYIDGKQRVEQVRYTIEKLTKDTGITSGDIQRRMMDFGMHYWTSHHPYHISEPMTLEPTETPSKKDLDEYIATLKHVFQEAYDTPEIIKTAPHQSVCHQVDDSPSDDPDQWAITWRMYLKKAKGRA; encoded by the coding sequence ATGCAGCGTATAGACAGAAGCGAAAAAGTCAGGAAAAATTTTCACCAGGCCAAATGGGACGAGCCCATAATTTTTGAACTGAGTACCCCGGGGGAACGGGGGATCAATGTACCGGCGGCCGAGCCCGAGATCCAGGCTGCCGTGGGGGTACCTGAAATTCCCGAATCCATGCGGCGTAAGACCCCGGCAGCCCTGCCGGAAATCGCCCAGCCCAGGGTGCTCCGCCACTATATGCGGCTTTCCCAGCAGACCCTGGGCGCAGATGTGAACATTGAGATCGGCCAGGGCACCTGTACGGTAAAATACAGCCCCAAGATCAACGAACAGCTGGCCCGGCTGCCCCAGGTCACCGAACTCCACCCCCTCCAGCCCGAAGAGACCGTCCAGGGGATGATGGAGATTTTCCATAAAACCGACACAATTCTGCGGGAGATTTCAGGCCTGGACCGGTTCACCTTCCAGCCCGGGGGCGGCAGCCAGGGCATCCTGACCATGGCTTCGGTGGTCTACAACTACTTTGCCGACCGTGGCGAGGCCGACCAGCGGGACGAGATCATCACCACCATCTATTCCCATCCTTCAGATGCCGCCGCCCCGGCGGTGAAGGGGTACAAGATTATCCACATCGGTCCGGACAAGGACGGGTATCCGGATTTCGAAGCCTTCAAGGCGGCTGTGGGGCCCCGGACTGCAGGATTCTTTGTGGCCAATCCCGAGGACACCGGGGTTTATAACCCCCGGGTAAAGGCGTTCACCGACCTGATCCATGAAAACGGCGGGCTCTGCGGCTACGACCAGGCCAATGCCAATGGTTTGCTGGGTGTAACCCGGGCCAGGGAAGCCGGGTTCGACCTCTGTTTTTTCAACCTCCATAAGACCTTTTCCACCCCCCACGGCTGCGGCGGGCCTGCCTGCGGCGCCACAGGGGCCGTGAAAAAACTTGAGCCCTTCCTGCCCGGCCCCTTTATCAATGAAGTGGACCATGCCGACGGCACCAAAGGGTATGAATTTGACAACAGATTTCTGGACGATCCCCGGTCCGTGGGCAAGGTCCGCTCCTGGTACGGGGTGGCCCCGGTGGTGGTCAAGGCCTATGCCTGGATCATGAGCCTGGGGGCGGAAGGCCTCTGGGAAACCGCCAAGGTCGCCGTTCTCAACAATAATTACCTGTTTAAAAAACTCATGGAGGTTCCCTGTGTGGATGCGCCCTATATTGACGGCAAGCAGCGGGTGGAGCAGGTGCGTTACACCATTGAAAAACTGACAAAGGATACCGGCATCACCTCCGGGGATATCCAGCGCAGGATGATGGACTTCGGTATGCATTACTGGACCAGCCATCATCCCTACCATATTTCCGAACCCATGACCCTGGAGCCCACGGAGACGCCGTCCAAAAAAGATCTGGACGAGTACATCGCCACCCTAAAGCATGTTTTCCAGGAAGCCTATGACACTCCCGAGATCATCAAGACAGCACCCCACCAGAGTGTCTGCCACCAGGTGGATGATTCACCTTCGGATGATCCGGATCAATGGGCCATCACCTGGCGGATGTACTTGAAAAAGGCCAAAGGAAGGGCATGA